A single genomic interval of Eptesicus fuscus isolate TK198812 chromosome 10, DD_ASM_mEF_20220401, whole genome shotgun sequence harbors:
- the NUP43 gene encoding nucleoporin Nup43 isoform X2, producing the protein MEGIYAKFVSQKISKTRWRPVPSGSLQTAETFATGSWDNEENRVLLWSVGDLGNLGSDGGFEGDHQLLCGTRHYGDVMDLQFFDQERIVAASSTGCVTVFLHHPNNQTLSVSQQWTTAHYHTGPGSPSCSSAPCTGVVCNSPEIVTVGEDGRINLFRVDHKEAVRTIENADSSTLHAVTFLRTPEILTVNSIGQLKIWDFRQQGNEPSQILSLTGDRVPLHCVDRHPNQQHVVATGGQDGMLSIWDVRQGTMPVSLLKAHEAEMWEVHFHPSNPDHLFTCSEDGSLWHWDASTDVPEKSSLFHQGGRNSTFLSHSISNQANVHQSLISSWLSTETARDRIEITSLLPNRTLSVNSLDVLGPCLVCGTDSEAIYVTRQLFS; encoded by the exons ATGGAGGGAATTTATGCTAAGTTTGTGTCTCAGAAAATCAGCAAAACCCGCTGGCGACCGGTACCTTCGGGGAGTTTGCAGACCGCGGAGACCTTCGCTACGGGCTCTTGGGACAACGAG GAAAATCGTGTTTTGTTGTGGTCTGTTGGAGACTTGGGGAACTTGGGCTCTGATGGAGGCTTTGAAGGAGACCATCAGTTATTGTGCGGTACCAGGCACTACGGTGACGTTATGGATTTGCAA TTTTTCGACCAGGAAAGAATCGTAGCTGCTTCATCAACAGGATGTGTAACAGTTTTCCTTCACCATCCCAACAACCAG ACTCTGTCAGTCAGCCAGCAATGGACAACAGCTCACTACCACACGGGTCCAGGCAGTCCTTCCTGTAGCAGTGCACCATGCACAGGTGTTGTGTGCAACAGCCCAGAGATTGTCACAGTTGGAGAAGATGGTCGAATAAATCTCTTCAGAGTTGATCATAAGGAAGCCGTGAGAACTATAG AAAATGCAGATAGCAGTACACTGCATGCTGTAACCTTCCTTCGAACTCCTGAGATTCTTACAGTAAATTCAATTGGACAATTAAAAATATGGGATTTCAGACAACAAGGAAATGAGCCCTCTCAAATATTATCACT GACTGGTGACCGAGTGCCACTCCACTGTGTTGATAGGCATCCCAACCAGCAGCATGTTGTAGCTACTGGTGGCCAGGATGGAATGTTGAGTATTTGGGATGTTAGACAAGGTACTATGCCTGTGTCTCTGCTGAAGGCTCACGAAGCTGAAA TGTGGGAAGTTCACTTTCACCCATCCAACCCAGATCATCTATTTACCTGTTCTGAAGATGGATCCCTGTGGCATTGGGATGCCTCCACAGATGTACCTGAAAAATCATCACTCTTTCACCAGG gagGAAGAAATAGTACGTTTTTGTCTCATAGCATTAGTAACCAGGCTAATGTTCACCAGTCTCTTATAAGCTCCTGGCTCAGCACTGAAACTGCGAGAGACCGGATTGAGATCACAAGCTTGCTTCCCAACAGGACTTTGTCTGTGAACAGTTTGGATGTTTTAGGTCCTTGTCTTGTTTGTGGAACTGATTCAGAAGCAATTTATGTTACTAGACAACTTTTTTCATGA
- the NUP43 gene encoding nucleoporin Nup43 isoform X1, translating into MPRDTHALCDAARSRVRLGGAAGGGGLELRGPRRSGCGGSRGAEAGRGSVSAAAAAKISKTRWRPVPSGSLQTAETFATGSWDNEENRVLLWSVGDLGNLGSDGGFEGDHQLLCGTRHYGDVMDLQFFDQERIVAASSTGCVTVFLHHPNNQTLSVSQQWTTAHYHTGPGSPSCSSAPCTGVVCNSPEIVTVGEDGRINLFRVDHKEAVRTIENADSSTLHAVTFLRTPEILTVNSIGQLKIWDFRQQGNEPSQILSLTGDRVPLHCVDRHPNQQHVVATGGQDGMLSIWDVRQGTMPVSLLKAHEAEMWEVHFHPSNPDHLFTCSEDGSLWHWDASTDVPEKSSLFHQGGRNSTFLSHSISNQANVHQSLISSWLSTETARDRIEITSLLPNRTLSVNSLDVLGPCLVCGTDSEAIYVTRQLFS; encoded by the exons ATGCCCCGCGACACGCATGCGCTCTGTGATGCAGCGCGGTCTAGGGTGCGGCTGGGTGGGGCCGCGGGCGGGGGTGGCCTGGAGCTGCGCGGCCCGCGCCGGTCGGGCTGCGGCGGCTCCCGGGGAGCCGAGGCTGGGCGAGGCAGTGTCAGCGCGGCCGCCGCTGCG AAAATCAGCAAAACCCGCTGGCGACCGGTACCTTCGGGGAGTTTGCAGACCGCGGAGACCTTCGCTACGGGCTCTTGGGACAACGAG GAAAATCGTGTTTTGTTGTGGTCTGTTGGAGACTTGGGGAACTTGGGCTCTGATGGAGGCTTTGAAGGAGACCATCAGTTATTGTGCGGTACCAGGCACTACGGTGACGTTATGGATTTGCAA TTTTTCGACCAGGAAAGAATCGTAGCTGCTTCATCAACAGGATGTGTAACAGTTTTCCTTCACCATCCCAACAACCAG ACTCTGTCAGTCAGCCAGCAATGGACAACAGCTCACTACCACACGGGTCCAGGCAGTCCTTCCTGTAGCAGTGCACCATGCACAGGTGTTGTGTGCAACAGCCCAGAGATTGTCACAGTTGGAGAAGATGGTCGAATAAATCTCTTCAGAGTTGATCATAAGGAAGCCGTGAGAACTATAG AAAATGCAGATAGCAGTACACTGCATGCTGTAACCTTCCTTCGAACTCCTGAGATTCTTACAGTAAATTCAATTGGACAATTAAAAATATGGGATTTCAGACAACAAGGAAATGAGCCCTCTCAAATATTATCACT GACTGGTGACCGAGTGCCACTCCACTGTGTTGATAGGCATCCCAACCAGCAGCATGTTGTAGCTACTGGTGGCCAGGATGGAATGTTGAGTATTTGGGATGTTAGACAAGGTACTATGCCTGTGTCTCTGCTGAAGGCTCACGAAGCTGAAA TGTGGGAAGTTCACTTTCACCCATCCAACCCAGATCATCTATTTACCTGTTCTGAAGATGGATCCCTGTGGCATTGGGATGCCTCCACAGATGTACCTGAAAAATCATCACTCTTTCACCAGG gagGAAGAAATAGTACGTTTTTGTCTCATAGCATTAGTAACCAGGCTAATGTTCACCAGTCTCTTATAAGCTCCTGGCTCAGCACTGAAACTGCGAGAGACCGGATTGAGATCACAAGCTTGCTTCCCAACAGGACTTTGTCTGTGAACAGTTTGGATGTTTTAGGTCCTTGTCTTGTTTGTGGAACTGATTCAGAAGCAATTTATGTTACTAGACAACTTTTTTCATGA